A genomic region of Colletotrichum destructivum chromosome 5, complete sequence contains the following coding sequences:
- a CDS encoding Putative glucose-methanol-choline oxidoreductase, FAD/NAD(P)-binding domain superfamily → MPFFRQSKSQPRWPGVAVAALLTASSFADAYVLPRYIKPSQLLDSYDYVIVGGGTAGLTVADRLTEDPKTNVLVLEAGNWGNMSDNLMVYVAGRSGGFTDPMWPGLQSVPQPNLNGRPGNVLVAKQVGGGSSVNAMMNMRGSVEDYDRWAALFGSEAQKGTADWSWDGILPFFKKGLHFTEPPPELTDNFDSVKYDASYWGDSSEIYAGWPRFYYPGVTPLVEAFKEIEGVEFPPDSGAGQPGVFWFPTLMDPRSVTRSYAGSGHYLNVNATRPNYHLLVDTQVRRLVVDDALSATGVEVPVGNSTLVTVKAKKEVLLAAGAVHTPHLLQLSGIGPKKLLEAGGIDVRVDLPGVGQNFQDHSNLSGVNITLTKLASIHPNPRDLVEGSEFQAWAEEVWQANKTGPYSLAFTNLAGWLPFTTITDKADEIATKLEQQDFASLLPADTDATVLAGFEAQMKILAAQLRSKNTAFTRFQLVPDHGSQGPVAMQSFSRGTININTADPWNTEPVIDYRALTNPVEADFYVESIRFLRRYNFETSLAAEFDPVEYVPGPNVTSDADLKAYIAGALSPTDYHPVGTASMLPLELGGVVDQTLRVYGVKNLRVVDASVMPMVPGANTCQPTYALAEKAAEIIKQGI, encoded by the exons ATGCCGTTCTTTCGCCAGTCCAAGTCCCAGCCTCGGTGGCCTGGGGTCGCAGTGGCAGCCCTGCTCACGGCGAGCTCCTTCGCCGACGCCTACGTCCTCCCGCGCTACATCAAGCCATCTCAGTTGCTGGATAGCTACGACTATGTCATTGTTGGAGGTGGAACGGCTGGTCTGACGGTGGCAGACCGCCTGACCGAGGACCCGAAGACCAACGTGTtggtcctcgaggccggtAACTGGGGCAACATGTCCGACAACCTCATGGTCTACGTTGCTGGTAGGTCCGGAGGCTTCACCGACCCCATGTGGCCCGGCCTCCAGTCTGTGCCGCAGCCCAACTTGAACGGGAGGCCCGGCAATGTCCTCGTTGCTAAGCAGGTCGGAGGCGGCTCTTCCGTGAACGCCATGATGAACATGCGGGGCTCTGTTGAGGACTACGACCGCTGGGCTGCCCTGTTCGGATCCGAGGCTCAGAAGGGCACTGCCGACTGGAGCTGGGATGGCATCTTGCCGTTCTTCAAAAAG GGCCTCCACTTCACTGAGCCCCCTCCCGAGCTCACCGACAACTTCGACAGCGTCAAGTACGACGCCTCCTACTGGGGCGACTCCTCGGAGATCTATGCCGGTTGGCCCCGGTTCTACTACCCTGGCGTGACCCCGCTGGTGGAGGCCTTCAAGGAgatcgagggcgtcgagttCCCACCCGACAGCGGTGCCGGACAACCGGGCGTCTTCTGGTTCCCTACGCTCATGGATCCCCGTTCCGTCACGCGCTCCTATGCCGGCAGCGGTCACTACCTCAACGTCAACGCGACCCGCCCCAACTACCACCTCTTGGTCGACACCCAGGTCCGCAGACTGGTGGTGGACGACGCGCTCTCCGCCACGGGAGTCGAGGTCCCCGTGGGCAACAGCACCCTGGTCaccgtcaaggccaagaaggaggtcctcctcgccgccggcgccgtccacACCCCCCACCTCTTGCAGCTGAGCGGCATCGGCCCCAAgaagctcctcgaggccggagGCATCGACGTGCGTGTCGACCTGCCCGGCGTTGGCCAGAACTTCCAGGACCACAGCAACCTTTCCGGGGTGAACATTACAC TCACTAAGCTCGCATCGATTCACCCGAACCCTCGGGATCTGGTTGAAGGAAGCGAATTCCAGGCCTGGGCTGAAGAAGTGTGGCAGGCTAACAAGACTG GCCCGTACTCCCTCGCGTTCACCAACCTGGCAGGCTGGCTccccttcaccaccatcacggacaaggccgacgagatcgccACGAAGCTGGAGCAGCAAGACTTCGCCAGCCTGCTGCCGGCCGACACCGACGCCACCGTGCTCGCCGGTTTCGAGGCGCAAATGAAGATCCTGGCCGCTCAGCTGCGCTCCAAGAACACGGCCTTCACCCGCTTCCAGCTGGTCCCGGACCACGGCTCCCAGGGCCCCGTGGCGATGCAGTCCTTCAGCCGCGgcaccatcaacatcaacacgGCCGACCCCTGGAACACGGAGCCCGTCATCGACTACCGCGCCCTGACCAaccccgtcgaggccgacttcTACGTCGAGTCCATCCGCTTCCTCCGCCGCTACAACTTCGAGACctccctggccgccgagTTCGACCCGGTCGAGTACGTCCCCGGCCCCAACGTCACCTCGGACGCCGATCTCAAGGCCTacatcgccggcgccctgTCGCCCACCGACTACCACCCCGTCGGCACTGCCTCCATGCTGCCGCtggagctgggcggcgtTGTCGACCAGACCCTGCGCGTCTACGGCGTCAAGAACCTGAgagtcgtcgacgccagcgTCATGCCCATGGTTCCCGGCGCCAACACGTGCCAGCCTACTTAcgccctggccgagaag GCCGCGGAAATCATCAAGCAAGGCATCTAA
- a CDS encoding Putative amine oxidase, FAD/NAD(P)-binding domain superfamily, giving the protein MSREAPIRVALVGTGLAGLTTAYLLQNDEQRRYAVTLFEQAESLSFDSASVAIRDERSGHVERVDLPMRALAGGYYANVMRMYDHLGIPYHPIRFLFSFAKALPARSPEATAAGKTPANPEGAGRAPGEYFVHASNLHQIPPWPGSRGVLAHLIEILYLIVCQFWFTVACFLVRPHTEWADGGGETLDEYFRRIWLPRRYVTHYLLPLMSSVSTCSHDEMLAFPASDVVNYKRLTHGQQHYTVCGGVHQVEGRLAAEMKDVRLGACVAEVAPTSDGKVRIRWQSTSSGLEPLLEDVFDRVILAVSPDVAGRIFSPLRETLGSIPTTRVESSVLRPSNSTPSQQPLTLVEDESSHPKACSHHRGSAIPPQVICLRTDFTAEEVRTEALHKMPGGTVVSTCPLDPQADAKRVLRTARFTRTLRTTESRAAIRRIMGEARRSDKKTDPVQGAENWVNGQDNVWLTGAWCWDGMVLLEGCLVSAMRIANDFGVKVPWTR; this is encoded by the exons ATGAGTCGTGAGGCTCCCATCCGGGTGGCCCTTGTTGGAACCGGATTGGCAGGCCTGACCACCGCATATCTCTTGCAGAACGACGAACAGCGCCGGTATGCAGTGACTCTTTTTGAGCAG GCCGAGAGTCTGTCCTTCGATTCGGCGTCCGTCGCCATCCGCGACGAGAGGTCCGGCCATGTCGAGCGGGTTGACCTCCCCATGCGCGCTCTCGCGGGGGGTTACTACGCAAACGTCATGCGTATGTATGACCACTTGGGCATCCCGTACCATCCCATCCGGTTTCTATTCTCTTTCGCCAAGGCGTTGCCGGCTCGGAGTcccgaggcgacggcggccgggaagacgccggcgaaCCCCGAAGGAGCGGGCAGAGCGCCGGGTGAGTACTTCGTGCACGCGTCGAACCTGCACCAGATTCCGCCCTGGCCGGGAAGTCGTGGCGTGCTGGCGCACCTCATCGAAATACTGTACCTGATCGTCTGCCAGTTCTGGTTCACGGTCGCGTGCTTCCTGGTGCGCCCTCATACCGAGTGGGccgacgggggaggggaaacgCTGGACGAGTACTTTCGGAGGATCTGGCTGCCTCGTCGCTACGTGACGCACTACCTGCTGCCCCTTATGAGCAGCGTGTCGACCTGCTCGCACGACGAGATGCTGGCGTTCCCGGCGAGCGACGTCGTGAACTACAAGCGGTTGACGCACGGCCAGCAGCACTACACggtctgcggcggcgtccatcaggtggaggggaggctggcggcggagatgAAGGACGTCCGACTGGGAGCCtgcgtcgccgaggtggcGCCCACGAGCGACGGGAAGGTGAGGATACGCTGGCAGTCGACGAGCAGCGGGCTCGAACCGCTGTTGGAAGACGTGTTTGACCGGGTCATCCTTGCCGTGTCAcccgacgtcgccggcaggATCTTCAGTCCCCTGCGGGAGACGCTCGGTTCGATACCGACTACCCGCGTAGAGAGCTCGGTGCTCCGGCCATCGAATTCGACGCCGAGCCAGCAGCCCCTGACCTTGGTCGAGGATGAGAGCAGTCACCCCAAGGCCTGTTCGCACCACCGCGGGAGTGCCATCCCGCCGCAGGTCATCTGTCTGAGGACCGACTtcaccgccgaggaggtgcGGACGGAGGCGCTGCACAAGATGCCCGGGGGGACGGTCGTGAGCACATGCCCGCTGGACCCGCAGGCCGACGCGAAGAGGGTGCTGCGCACGGCGAGGTTCACGAGGACCCTGAGGACGACCGagagcagggcggcgatTCGGAGGATCATGGGCGAGGCCAGGAGGTCAGACAAGAAGACGGATCCGGTACAGGGCGCGGAGAACTGGGTGAATGGTCAGGACAACGTCTGGCTGACGGGGGCATGGTGCTGGGACGGCATGGTTCTGCTCGAGGGGTGTC
- a CDS encoding Putative glycoside hydrolase superfamily, asl1-like, glycosyl hydrolase catalytic → MRRTSCRSLASLAASLLFPAAALAQLGLSSKRGLAYQGDDHEADNQLLTSESSLISWYYTWSTWPTPGLNDSVVFLPLVHGVDDASDSGLVSRLNGLPESSTHLLTFNEPDGTTSSGGSSIDPEDAAKAYLEHLVPLRSASPRSWNISHPVVTGSPQGIEWLQKFNESCYDLDDAGCPTDFVSVHWYGDATGLRNHLGALRDFYDDSDDLEYWITEMALPQQDAEATLAMMNESLAYLDGLDYVEGYAWFGAFREDEANAWTGDAVSLFDGDGGLTDLGALYLGGEERGFETGQKGEGNFATSLSPAGVLPWVTVFGVIAALW, encoded by the coding sequence ATGAGACGAACGAGCTGCAGGTCGCTGGCTTCACTAGCCGCatcccttctcttccccgcAGCCGCCCTCGCACAGCTCGGGCTCTCATCAAAGCGCGGGCTGGCGTACCAGGGCGACGACCATGAGGCCGATAACCAGCTACTCACCTCGGAGTCGTCCCTCATCAGCTGGTATTACACCTGGTCGACGTGGCCGACGCCAGGCCTCAACGACTCCGTGGTCTTCCTCCCGCTCgtccacggcgtcgacgacgcctcgGACTCGGGCCTCGTCTCACGCCTCAACGGGCTCCCGGAGTCGTCTACGCATCTCCTGACCTTCAACGAGCCCGACGGAACCACGTCgtccggcggcagcagcatcgaCCCGGAGGACGCCGCGAAGGCGTACCTCGAACACCTCGTCCCGCTCCGCTCCGCCAGCCCGCGCAGTTGGAATATCAGCCACCCGGTCGTCACGGGATCCCCGCAGGGCATCGAGTGGCTCCAGAAGTTCAACGAGTCGTGCTacgacctggacgacgcTGGGTGCCCGACCGATTTCGTCAGCGTACACTGGTACGGCGACGCGACAGGGCTGCGGAACCACCTCGGCGCGCTGCGCGACTTTTacgacgactcggacgaccTTGAGTACTGGATCACGGAGATGGCGCTGCCGCAgcaggacgccgaggcgACGCTCGCCATGATGAACGAGAGCCTGGCGTACCTGGACGGGCTGGACTACGTTGAGGGCTACGCGTGGTTCGGCGCGTTccgcgaggacgaggccaacGCGTGGACCGGCGACGCCGTGTCGCTGtttgacggcgacggcggcctgaCCGATCTCGGGGCCCTGtacctcggcggcgaggagcggGGGTTCGAGACCGGCCagaagggcgagggcaaCTTTGCCACCTCTCTgtcgccggccggcgtgCTTCCGTGGGTGACGGTCTTTGGTGTCATCGCGGCATTGTGGTAG